A single window of Rubripirellula lacrimiformis DNA harbors:
- a CDS encoding Gfo/Idh/MocA family protein, whose translation MKPESQSAHTEPATSRLQDSSDSTPAASRRDFIKSGSVVSAGVAASLASVRGVHAGETTGSSSGSDQPIRIGLVGAGGRGSGAINDSMSINENIQLVAIADLEEAKLGSLRSAMQKRHDTKTNVADNKMYSGIDGYRRILDDADVDVVLFATPPGFRPQYIMEAVEAGKHVFAEKPTCVDPAGYKVCVAAHEKAEANGTAIVTGTQYRRQTNYVEGIKQIHDGAIGDIISGTARYCSNGIWNRIRKPDQSDTAYQVFNWMHFIWLSGDQIVEQAVHNIDTLNWVMGGPPESAFASGGRFTRPEGSEMWDSMSVDYQYPGNRMISFKCRQIPGAATENSNVIYGTEGTATIHGINKGVEIVDRSGKEIFSMKGDIGAAYQQEHKDLIDSIRNGKPIVELKETAASSLTAVLGRVAAYTGKKVTWDFLTNESKLAMFPEDFDINGPRPESHYAIPGKTKLV comes from the coding sequence CCGGCTCGGTCGTTTCGGCCGGCGTTGCCGCCTCGCTAGCCAGTGTCCGTGGCGTTCACGCCGGCGAAACCACCGGATCATCCAGCGGTTCGGATCAACCGATTCGGATCGGTTTGGTCGGTGCCGGCGGACGGGGCAGCGGTGCGATCAACGATTCGATGTCCATCAACGAAAACATCCAATTGGTCGCCATCGCGGACCTGGAAGAAGCCAAGCTAGGTTCATTGCGTTCGGCGATGCAGAAACGGCACGACACCAAGACCAACGTCGCTGACAATAAAATGTACAGCGGCATCGACGGCTATCGACGCATCCTCGATGACGCAGATGTCGACGTCGTCCTATTCGCCACCCCACCCGGGTTCCGCCCCCAATACATCATGGAAGCGGTCGAAGCTGGCAAACATGTGTTCGCCGAAAAGCCGACCTGCGTTGACCCGGCCGGATACAAAGTTTGTGTAGCCGCGCACGAAAAGGCCGAAGCCAACGGCACTGCGATCGTTACCGGAACCCAATACCGTCGACAAACCAACTATGTCGAAGGGATCAAACAGATCCATGACGGTGCGATCGGCGACATCATCTCGGGAACCGCACGCTACTGTTCCAATGGGATCTGGAATCGAATCCGCAAACCAGACCAAAGCGACACGGCCTATCAAGTGTTCAACTGGATGCACTTCATCTGGCTATCCGGTGACCAAATCGTCGAACAGGCCGTCCACAACATCGACACACTGAACTGGGTCATGGGCGGTCCGCCCGAGTCGGCGTTTGCATCGGGAGGCCGATTCACTCGCCCCGAAGGCAGCGAGATGTGGGACAGCATGTCGGTCGATTATCAGTACCCGGGTAACCGAATGATTTCGTTCAAATGCCGCCAAATTCCAGGCGCCGCAACTGAGAATTCCAACGTGATCTACGGCACCGAAGGAACAGCAACCATCCACGGCATCAACAAGGGTGTCGAGATTGTCGATCGCAGCGGCAAAGAAATCTTTTCGATGAAGGGCGACATCGGCGCCGCCTATCAACAAGAACACAAAGACCTGATCGATTCGATCCGCAACGGCAAACCGATCGTCGAACTGAAGGAGACCGCCGCCAGCTCGCTGACCGCCGTGCTGGGACGCGTCGCCGCCTACACCGGAAAAAAGGTGACCTGGGACTTCTTGACCAACGAATCCAAGCTGGCGATGTTCCCCGAAGATTTCGACATCAACGGTCCACGCCCCGAATCGCACTACGCGATCCCCGGCAAAACCAAGTTGGTCTAG
- a CDS encoding RNA polymerase sigma factor: MTTPPSPWPPGRIDEIVDRYQRPLLAYAARMNGGDWQGSQDAVQETFLRLCRERPEKIDARIAAWLFSVCRSRVIDMQRTARAMPIDVSQSPMPDPAPDAQTAAIDAEEHVHLDTLMDGLSPRQQEVLRLRMTGRLSYREIADVTGLSVSNVGFHLHEAVRSLRTALAH, translated from the coding sequence ATGACAACGCCACCAAGCCCCTGGCCGCCGGGCCGGATCGACGAAATCGTTGATCGATACCAGCGGCCACTGCTTGCCTATGCGGCTCGTATGAATGGTGGCGATTGGCAGGGATCCCAGGATGCGGTGCAGGAAACGTTCCTGCGGCTGTGTCGCGAGCGTCCCGAAAAAATTGATGCCCGCATCGCAGCTTGGCTCTTCTCTGTCTGCCGAAGCCGAGTGATTGACATGCAACGAACAGCTCGTGCGATGCCCATCGATGTATCGCAATCGCCGATGCCCGATCCTGCGCCCGATGCACAGACGGCCGCCATCGACGCCGAAGAACACGTCCACCTGGACACGCTGATGGACGGCCTGTCGCCGCGTCAACAAGAAGTGCTGCGACTGCGGATGACCGGGCGACTGAGTTACCGCGAGATCGCCGACGTCACCGGATTGTCAGTCAGCAACGTCGGTTTCCATTTGCACGAAGCCGTCCGCAGTCTGCGCACCGCGCTGGCCCACTAG